The following proteins are co-located in the Triticum aestivum cultivar Chinese Spring chromosome 1A, IWGSC CS RefSeq v2.1, whole genome shotgun sequence genome:
- the LOC123052600 gene encoding uncharacterized protein, producing the protein MEKKLPLALALAQKHGAGEPAWARPWRWAKTAFFLVAMLASLLLVCAPPLLVVLLDLALPPMLLSAHLRADAGAEPPHRSFVPAMLDQARAFEFRSSLVDLPAVSAARALLILCAYTVCGGGGGAYLWVVAASAAASASYVLAKAAAVLPRGAAPQGKGAGGPEPMLLLSLSLAAAHLAVAYRASCRERRRLLVYRIDVEAVRLKGGHQTPKGLKQCSV; encoded by the exons ATGGAGAAGAAGCTGCCGCTGGCGCTGGCGCTGGCGCAGAAGCACGGCGCCGGGGAGCCCGCGTGGGCGCGGCCGTGGCGGTGGGCCAAGACGGCCTTCTTCCTCGTCGCCATGCTCGCCTCGCTGCTGCTCGTCTGCGCGCCGCCCCTGCTCGTCGTGCTCCTCGACCTCGCCCTCCCGCCCATGCTCCTCTCCGCGCACCTCCGCGCCGACGCCGGCGCCGAGCCCCCGCACCGGTCCTTCGTGCCGGCCATGCTCGACCAAGCGCGCGCGTTCGAGTTCCGGTCCTCCCTCGTCGACCTGCCCGCCGTCTCCGCCGCGCGCGCCCTGCTCATCCTCT GCGCGTACACGGTGtgcgggggaggaggcggcgcgTACCTGTGGGTGGTGGCGGCGAGCGCCGCGGCGTCCGCGTCGTACGTGCTGGCCAAGGCGGCCGCCGTGCTGCCGCGCGGCGCCGCGCCGCAGGGGAAGGGCGCCGGCGGGCCGGAGCCGATGCTCCTGCTCTCCCTGTCGCTCGCGGCCGCGCACCTCGCCGTCGCGTACCGGGCCAGCTgccgcgagcgccgccgcctgctcgTCTACCGGATCGACGTGGAGGCC GTACGGCTGAAAGGGGGCCACCAGACACCCAAGGGGCTGAAGCAGTGCAGCGTCTGA